The following proteins come from a genomic window of Malus domestica chromosome 02, GDT2T_hap1:
- the LOC114823712 gene encoding uncharacterized protein, translating to MANLAKLDFVALDITGKNYLIWVMDAKIHLEVGNLGDTIKEVNNASSQDRAKAMIFIHRHLDEGLKSDYLTVEDLLALWKALRNIYNHQKMDFKKVAEYNSAMFRISSHMKLCGENITEEDMLEKTFNTFHASNVLLQQQYREQGFTEYNQLISVLLMDEQNNELLMKNNQSQPTGSASFP from the exons atggcaaacttggcaaagcttgattttgttgccctTGATATTACTGGGAAAAACTACCTAATTTGGGTAATGGATGCCAAGATCCACCTAGAGGTAGGAAACCTTGGAGACACCATCAAGGAGGTAAACAATGCATCCTCTCAAGATCGAGCGAAGGCCATGATCTTTATCCATCGCCACCTTGATGAAGGATTGAAGAGCGATTACCTAACAGTTGAAGATTTATTAGCCCTCTGGAAAGCATTGAGAAATATATACAATCACCAGAAAATG GATTTCAAGAAGGTTGCTGAGTATAACTCTGCAATGTTCAGAATCAGCTCCCATATGAAACTTTGTGGGGAGAATATCACTGAGGAAGATatgctggaaaagactttcaacacctttcatgcctccaacGTGCTCTTGCAGCAGCAGTATAGAGAGCAAGGCTTTACTGAGTACAACCAACTGATATCGGTGCTCCTTATGGATGAACAaaacaatgagctcctgatgaaaaatAATCAATCCCAACCTACTGGATCAGCATCATTCCCATAA
- the LOC103408703 gene encoding protein trichome birefringence-like 36 translates to MQLTKCLFSSLGTLIQSSPSFGIRKSMSKPKLQLSFLFSIFIVFLCFFQGKSSPLELEDDSLLDGEDDAVNMVQSHQSSRRTCELSAGKWVYDQSYPLYDSTCPYLSTAVTCQKNGRPDSDYEKWRWKPNSCSIPRFDALKFLGKMRRKRIMLVGDSIMRNQWESLVCLVQGVVPTGRKSVTYNGPSMAFHAMDFETSIEFSWAPLLVELNKGADKKRILHLDLIEENAKYWRGVDVLVFDSAHWWTHSDKSSSWDYYMEGQSLYTNMNPMVAYQKGLTTWAKWIDLNLDPRKTRVIFRSMSPRHNRQNGWRCYNQKQPLAYFSHQHVPEPLIVLQTVLRNMRFPVYLQDITTMSAFRRDGHPSVYRRAMGQEERQHPAGLSSDCSHWCLPGVPDSWNEMLSALL, encoded by the exons ATGCAGCTTACAAAATGCTTATTTTCTTCGCTGGGGACACTAATTCAATCTTCCCCTAGCTTTGGAATTCGGAAATCAATGAGCaaaccaaagcttcaactctccTTCTTGTTCAGCATCTTCATTGTCTTTCTATGCTTCTTTCAGGGGAAGTCATCACCTCTTGAGCTAGAAGATGACTCTTTGCTTGATGGAGAAGATGATGCTGTGAACATGGTTCAGAGCCACCAAAGTTCAAGGAGGACATGTGAGCTTTCTGCCGGAAAATGGGTTTACGATCAATCGTACCCTCTCTATGACTCAACTTGTCCGTATCTTAGCACTGCAGTGACTTGTCAAAAGAATGGAAGGCCGGATTCGGACTATGAAAAATGGAGGTGGAAGCCAAACAGCTGCTCCATTCCAAG GTTTGATGCATTGAAATTTCTTGGAAAAATGAGAAGGAAAAGAATAATGCTGGTTGGTGATTCTATAATGAGGAATCAGTGGGAGTCCCTAGTGTGCTTAGTACAAGGAGTTGTTCCCACTGGAAGAAAGAGCGTGACCTACAATGGCCCCTCTATGGCATTCCATGCAATG GATTTTGAGACATCAATTGAGTTTTCATGGGCTCCACTCCTAGTAGAGTTGAACAAAGGAGCTGACAAAAAGAGAATTTTACATTTGGACTTGAtagaagagaatgcaaagtacTGGAGAGGAGTTGATGTTCTTGTGTTTGATTCTGCTCACTGGTGGACTCACTCTGACAAATCGAGTTC GTGGGATTACTACATGGAAGGACAGTCTCTGTATACAAACATGAATCCAATGGTTGCATACCAAAAAGGACTCACTACATGGGCTAAATGGATTGATTTGAACCTAGATCCTCGAAAAACCCGAGTGATTTTTCGAAGCATGTCACCTAGGCACAACAG ACAAAATGGTTGGAGATGCTATAATCAGAAGCAGCCTCTGGCTTATTTCAGTCACCAACATGTTCCTGAGCCATTGATAGTGCTGCAAACTGTATTGAGAAATATGAGATTTCCAGTATATCTTCAGGACATAACAACAATGTCGGCATTTCGAAGAGACGGGCACCCTTCTGTGTACAGAAGGGCCATGGGGCAAGAAGAGAGGCAGCACCCTGCAGGCTTATCCTCTGACTGCAGCCATTGGTGCCTTCCTGGGGTGCCTGATAGTTGGAATGAGATGTTGAGTGCCTTGCTTTAA